One segment of Stenotrophomonas sp. SAU14A_NAIMI4_8 DNA contains the following:
- a CDS encoding zinc-finger domain-containing protein, whose amino-acid sequence MSHTATAPANAEKRYTVHRADLPLSCPTPEMALWNSHPRVYLPIEDEPNGEAQCPYCGSTFVLAD is encoded by the coding sequence ATGAGCCATACCGCCACTGCGCCCGCCAACGCCGAAAAGCGCTACACCGTGCACCGCGCCGACCTGCCGCTGAGCTGCCCGACCCCGGAAATGGCGCTGTGGAACTCGCACCCGCGCGTGTACCTGCCGATCGAAGACGAGCCCAACGGTGAAGCGCAGTGCCCGTACTGCGGCTCCACCTTCGTGCTGGCCGACTGA